The window CTGCGTGCCGGCCGGTTCGTTCTGCAGCACGCCGGACGGTAGGCTCTTCCAGTCGTCGCGGATCGCCAGCTGCTCGGTCCAGGACGCCTTGTGCTCGGCGACCGCCTTGCCGAGCGCACCCAGGACGTAGAGCTTGAAGGCCGAGCCCAGCGGCCGTTGCACGTCGTCGCGGACGCCGTGCACGTCCCGGCAGCGCCCGTCCGGGAGGATCTCCGACGCGCCGAACGACACGCGGGCGCCGAGCTCCGCGAGCTGCGTGTCGACTTCCGGCCAGGATGCCGGGACCGGGTCGTCCGGGCTCGTCTTGAGCCCGTCGATCAGCCCGGCCTGGTCGACGTGGAGATCGAGCAGGTAGTCGTCGGCGGCCCCGTGAACCGCGGCCTCGACGTGATCCGGCGCCTCGGTGACGATCCGTTCGACCTCGCTCGGACCGAGCTTGGCCAGGCCGCCGTTGACGCCCGCCGGGCCGCCGACGGCGGTCAGCAGGACTTGGGCGACGTGCTCGCGCACCTCGGCGTCGGACACCGGGACGCGCCCGGTCGCGTCGACGACCCATTCGAGCTGGTTCGCCGCCGTGGGCACTTCGGCGGCCTGGGCGGCCGGAGCCACCAGCGGCGCCAGGACCGCCAGCACGCCCGCTATCGCTGTCTTCATCTTTCCCCCTGTGCTGCCATCGTTCCCCCTTGGTCACCGGCTACTCTTCGGGCGG of the Amycolatopsis sp. NBC_01488 genome contains:
- a CDS encoding serine hydrolase, whose product is MKTAIAGVLAVLAPLVAPAAQAAEVPTAANQLEWVVDATGRVPVSDAEVREHVAQVLLTAVGGPAGVNGGLAKLGPSEVERIVTEAPDHVEAAVHGAADDYLLDLHVDQAGLIDGLKTSPDDPVPASWPEVDTQLAELGARVSFGASEILPDGRCRDVHGVRDDVQRPLGSAFKLYVLGALGKAVAEHKASWTEQLAIRDDWKSLPSGVLQNEPAGTQLPLSAYADKMISISDNTATDHLIRRLGREAVQRQLIAFGNQRPSANIPFLTTKAMFELKATQYPARADAYLALPRWARPAAVAGLERLQLTGLQGWQAPEKIDDIEWFGSPDDICRAFSGLQKENQPEIGHALSLNDGSLGLDRAKFPDVWFKGGSEPGVLTLNYLARTADGRSFVTSVMVSDPAAPLDENHVAARGIAVAKGAVALLAATLRP